The Enhydrobacter sp. sequence TTGCTCATCTTCTCGCCCGAGATGTTGAGGAAGCCGTTGTGCATCCAGTACTTCGCCATGATGCGGTGACCGAAGGCGCTGCGGCTCTGCGCGATCTCGTTCTCGTGGTGCGGGAAGATGAGGTCGAGGCCGCCGCCGTGGATGTCGAAGGTCTCGCCCAGCAGCGCGGCGCTCATGGCCGAGCATTCGATATGCCAGCCCGGCCGGCCGCGGCCCCACGGGCTCGGCCAGCCGGCCTGGTCGTCGGCCGAGGGCTTCCACAGCACGAAGTCCGCCGGGTCCTTCTTGTAGGGCGCCACCTCGACCCGCGCTCCGGCGATCAGTTCGTCGCGCGGCTTGCGCGAGAGCCGCCCGTAGTCGGCCATGCTGGGCACGCTGAACAGCACATGGCCGTCCGCGGCATAGGCATGGCCGCCAGCGACCAGGCGCTCGACCAGCGCGATCATCCGGCCGACATAGTCGGTGGCGCGCGGCTCGTGGTCGGGCGCGAGCGCGCCCAGCCGGCGCATGTCGCTGCGATAGGCCTCGGCGGTGCGCCGGGTCAGCGCCTCGATCGGCTCGCCGCTCTGGGCGGCGCGCGCCATGATCTTGTCGTCGATGTCGGTGATGTTGCGCACATAGGTGACGCGCGGATAGCGCCGCTTCAGCAGGCGGTAGAGCACGTCGAAGGCGACGACCGGCCGCGCATTGCCGATATGGACGTCGTCGTAGACCGTCG is a genomic window containing:
- the cysS gene encoding cysteine--tRNA ligase; the encoded protein is MSLVVYNTLSREKEPFVPLDPAHVRLYVCGPTVYDDVHIGNARPVVAFDVLYRLLKRRYPRVTYVRNITDIDDKIMARAAQSGEPIEALTRRTAEAYRSDMRRLGALAPDHEPRATDYVGRMIALVERLVAGGHAYAADGHVLFSVPSMADYGRLSRKPRDELIAGARVEVAPYKKDPADFVLWKPSADDQAGWPSPWGRGRPGWHIECSAMSAALLGETFDIHGGGLDLIFPHHENEIAQSRSAFGHRIMAKYWMHNGFLNISGEKMSKSLGNFLTVHELLDRYPGEVIRLLLLTAHYRQPLDFTQEGLQQARATLDHWYNALRAENAPAADIVPQSVEDALSDDLNTPMAIAALHQLRGSAALRAGANALGLLQEDPDRWFRWMPAGVSGPSDAEIEAAIAARQAARKARNFKEADRIRDDLKAQGVILEDGPEGTTWKRG